From the genome of Muricauda sp. SCSIO 64092, one region includes:
- a CDS encoding CopD family protein, with protein sequence MIYNYIKALHLIFVVTWFAGLFYIPRLFIYHIEADAKPSPEREILTRQLKLMTKRLWYIITWPSAILCTLFAIWLLILMPDWLEQPWMHVKLAFVVLLIVYHLRCHQMFKQLQRDEVKYTSHFMRIWNEVATLVLFAVTFLVILKNAFNWIYGVVGILVLGVLLMLGIRLYKRIREKNPDA encoded by the coding sequence TTGATTTACAATTATATAAAAGCATTGCATCTGATTTTTGTGGTGACCTGGTTCGCAGGGCTTTTCTATATTCCCCGTTTGTTCATTTACCATATTGAAGCGGATGCAAAACCTTCTCCAGAAAGGGAAATCCTGACCCGGCAGCTAAAACTGATGACCAAACGGCTGTGGTATATCATCACATGGCCCTCGGCCATTTTATGTACGCTTTTTGCCATTTGGTTGTTGATTTTGATGCCCGACTGGTTGGAACAACCATGGATGCATGTAAAACTGGCCTTCGTGGTTTTGCTCATTGTGTATCATTTGCGATGCCACCAAATGTTCAAACAGTTGCAGCGGGACGAGGTAAAATATACCTCGCACTTTATGCGAATTTGGAATGAAGTGGCCACCCTGGTGCTTTTTGCGGTCACCTTTTTGGTGATTTTAAAGAATGCCTTCAACTGGATTTATGGGGTGGTGGGGATTTTGGTCCTGGGCGTTTTGCTCATGTTGGGGATTCGGCTGTACAAAAGGATTCGGGAGAAAAATCCGGATGCTTGA